The genomic segment TATGAAAAAAGCTTTAAAATTTTTAGGGAGGACAGCTTAAATGTTTAAAGACCTAACATTAGATGATATTACTTTTTTATAGAATTTAGGAAACGAAATGTCAACTCAAGACACAAGAAGCACAGCGCAGCCTTGTGGGTTAGTGCTTCTTAGTAAAAAATATAAAACTGTTGATAGTCGTTTTGGTTATGATAATTATTGTTTGTCCTCTGATGGTTTGTGTCTTGCTGAAGGATTAGAAGACTCAAAAAAATATTTGATTGATTTAGCACAAGAGATGAATAAAAAGTTTATACCACTCATTAATGATATAAAAGAAGATGATGAGCTGGAAGAATTTTTGGACTCACACAATTACGAGTTTGATTCTATTCACTATAATGCAGTTAAAACATCTTGGGAATGCGACCCTAATGACTTCTTTTTTACATTTAGCAATGAAGAAGCTAAACAACACGAGAACAAACACACTAAAAGTTATATGGTTTATCTTGGTGCGAGTCCTAAAACAAAAAGACTGGTAGAAATTTTATTAAAAATAGGGGCAAAAGATGTTTAACAAAATAGTTTTAGTAGGAAATCTAACAAGAGATATCGAGTTAAGATATACAGAAAGCGGTTTGGCTTTGGGCAATTCCGCCATAGCTGTAACTAGAAAATTTACAACAAACGGCGAGAAAAGAGAAGAGACTTGTTTTGTAGATATTACCTTTTTTGGCAAAGGTGCAGAGATAGCAAACCAGTATCTAAGCAAAGGCTCAAAGCTCTTGATTGAGGGTCGTTTAAAACAAGATGTTTGGCAAGACCAACAAGGAAATAACAAAAGCAAACATAGTGTAATAGTTGAAAATATGGAGATGTTAGGCAATACAAATAACAATGCTAACAACACTTATAACACTAATGGTAATTGTAATACTAATGCCAAAAATAGCCATCAAAGCTATCAAATGAACAATTATCAAAGACCATCGCAAAAGCAAACGATACAAGAAAACCAGCAAATAGATGAAGAGTATAACGACAGATACGAACAATCAGACAACACGGTACCATTTTAATTAATTTCATAGGATATAAATATGATTTCAAGCATAAATCCAATAAAAGCTTTAATTAAACACAAGCGATATACCTACAAAGAATTAGGCGATAAACTAGATTATAGTATAGAAGAAGTAAAACAGCTCGAACAATCAAGCTTTTATAATTTGCTTTTGCCTTACCGAAAAGATATTTTTTTATATAAAGAAACACTAAAAATAGAAGAACAAATATACAATGACTATAAAGAAGAATTAATCAAAGAATACGGGATGCCGTTTTAGCAACAGTCAACTAATAGTTGACTGTTGAGTGGTTGTAAACCATTAGTTGATAACCACTAATAAGGAATTTAGGGTCGCTTTTTACCACGCATTCCAGCGTGAGCTCCCTAAACTAAAAGCAATTATAGCGAAAATAAATAAACTTTTAATATCTTTTTGAATACAATTATTTAAAATATTTAAAAGGTAATA from the Campylobacter pinnipediorum subsp. pinnipediorum genome contains:
- the ssb gene encoding single-stranded DNA-binding protein, whose product is MFNKIVLVGNLTRDIELRYTESGLALGNSAIAVTRKFTTNGEKREETCFVDITFFGKGAEIANQYLSKGSKLLIEGRLKQDVWQDQQGNNKSKHSVIVENMEMLGNTNNNANNTYNTNGNCNTNAKNSHQSYQMNNYQRPSQKQTIQENQQIDEEYNDRYEQSDNTVPF